cttttaaattagtttaaatgCTCATAACAACTACACCCTCAAGAGATAACTGATAGATATGCCCAATGGATAGCTAtccaaattttgtaatatttggtaagaaaaaaagctaaaaaaatactatagattatattatctttaatattttcttaatcacATAAATCTTTCATTCAATTATTTACATGTGTGAATTGTCACTAAAGACAAGCGGTTTAGACGGGCCCTCTCTCATCAATGCAACCAACGACTAATCACTTGCAAAGTCAATGATTAGTGGACCATAGCAGGAtagaaaaaatgtaaaagttcAAGAAAACTTGTTCACGAGCACTTGTACCttagtagataaaaaaaaaatttcttagatagcacatttttttttgtttttgtcgtaaaaatATACCTCAacgaagaaaatgaccaaactaaattttattaaaaaacaaaaatgataaaaatatgtatttttatcctAGGATTAATTAATTTAGAGTTAAAAAATGGTGTTTTGGAgatatgatttcaaattaaaaaaaataaaaattaaaaattaaaaattttaaaataaaaatagattattttggtcattttttttaagtctaTTTTCGAGacaaatacttaaaaataaatattctagccagataaaaagttaaaataaaataaatgctTTTCAGTAAGGCCTAAAATTTACCCAAATAAACTAAAAGGCGTCAAATGGGCTATACTATAGTTGCGGTTGTGTTACTCTTCTCGTAGTTTCCACGCGCTCTATCTAAAAAAGCGAGTGAAAGAAGGGAACCTAATCTTGTATTCTCTTCTCTGCTTAGAGCTTCACTGCCACAAAACACAAAGCCCTTTCCCTCTTCGTCTTCTACCATATGCATCGCTCTTAAGAATTACGTTCATCTCTATTCAAAATGGCCGTCGCTGTCAACGCCGGCTTCAGTTCTCCTGTaagtattcttcttcttcttgttcttcttctttaataACCATAAGATTCATGGAACTGGGTTTAATCTTGATAAAGCTTGATACTTTTATATGAGCTTTTGCTTGATTTGCTGAAACTAACAATACCAATCTTCTCTCTTTGAAGCTTCATAACAGATCCCACCCCGTTGTAAGATTCTCAACACAAGTCACAACGTTAAAGCCTTCACCTTTAACGTTCCACACATCTCCAAGTTCGTTACTTTCAAGCAAAAGGAGATTGGTTTCGTCTTGTTTGAAGTCAAATGAGGATTCCATCGCAACAACATCGGTCAATGACCCTCCTCCACCCTCTCCGGATTCAGCAAGTAAACCCGTTGAATCAAGCAGCAACAACGGTTCTGCCAAAAGAGCACCGTTGACAGCAAGAGAGAGGCTAAGAGCAGCTCGTGTCCTTAGCCGATACACGGAAGCGACACCGAAACCATCAAAGCCCAAAATGGGTAGCCAAATCTTGGAGGTGCTCAAGGAGAGTGACAAGAAATCGAATAGGAAACCGGGTCTGCCCGAGGCACCAACCAACATGCTTGATGATAGCAAGAGAGGTATGCCGAAGAAAGGATTAACCTTTGATCTACCTGGAAGTGCAGATATACTGGTTATTGCTTTTTCATTTGTGTTCATAAGTACGGTGATGTTTGCTACCACTTATGTTGTCTGGAAACTTGGTGGCATTCACTTCAATGAAAACTGAAGATAAGATGTTTGGAAACTATTGAACAGAGAGTGAAAGAGTTGTAGTTGAAATGTATACTTGGGGGAAGTTTATCACTTGGCAAAGATGGTTTGATTGTATACTGTGTAGTAGTAATACACATAATTTTGTCTATTACATAATCTCTTCCTGCTTTATAttcagttttaagttttaacctTTACATGCATCCGTATGTTTGAACCCTGACCCAAGAAAGAAGTCTTCGAAGTTCTACCACCAAACTATAACGAGTAAAAGTTGAGAGTGTTATTTAGAGATTTGGGAATTGGGCGAGATAAGCATAAAGGGTATTTGTTTTTctataacatattattttactaaaattatttaaaactgaTTACTCCATACAAAAATTGGATAAATGAAATACAAAGAGGAAGAACATGATTATTGGGAGGTTTTTTAGCGTTGggtttttagcggaatataagaaaatgtctcttaacttttaactaaaaaagttaagaaccggctcgtaataatcatgctcttatgatattttttatataagagcaagttcttaactttttttagttaaaagttaatagACGGTTTCTTATAA
The window above is part of the Brassica napus cultivar Da-Ae chromosome C8, Da-Ae, whole genome shotgun sequence genome. Proteins encoded here:
- the BNAC08G26940D gene encoding uncharacterized protein BNAC08G26940D translates to MAVAVNAGFSSPLHNRSHPVVRFSTQVTTLKPSPLTFHTSPSSLLSSKRRLVSSCLKSNEDSIATTSVNDPPPPSPDSASKPVESSSNNGSAKRAPLTARERLRAARVLSRYTEATPKPSKPKMGSQILEVLKESDKKSNRKPGLPEAPTNMLDDSKRGMPKKGLTFDLPGSADILVIAFSFVFISTVMFATTYVVWKLGGIHFNEN